The Bos taurus isolate L1 Dominette 01449 registration number 42190680 breed Hereford chromosome 18, ARS-UCD2.0, whole genome shotgun sequence nucleotide sequence CACCCTGGCCATCATGGCCTGCTAGGGCTTTGGGAAAGATTTCCTGGGTATCTAGAAGTGAGTGCAGGTCCCATGAGGGCAGGCCTAGAGGTTGTCATGGTTACCACTGTGTTTCCCCCACCCTACCAGCACAGGGCCAGCCAGAGAGCAGGAACCTACTAGCATTTACCCCAGTGAAGGAACGAATGAGAGGGAGACTAGGAAGGGAGATGTGAGCACTGGGGCCTTCAACATGACAGGACAGATGGTCCTCTTCCAGACAGAACAGGTGTGTCAGGCTTTCCCTAGACTCGAGGCCTCTGCACAGCCTATCCCTCTGCTTTGAACACTCttgcccctccctcctttcccaggCTGGCCCCATGAATCCCTCCGACACAGCTCCAatatcccctcctccaggaagccctccctgacctccCAGGCTGCATCAGGCACCTCCCCTGGgctccccatcccaaccctgcCCACACTGGGACATTACTACCTGGTTTTCAGGTCTTTCCCCAAGTCCCCCAACCCCAGCAGTGGAACAGGAGCTTCCCGAAGGTCAGGATGAAGCTGTTTTCGTCActtctgtgtctccagcatcACCCAGCACAACGCATGTGCTCAAGAATGGATTAGCCATTAATCACTCAGGTGTGAGTGTCTGGGAGGAGGGCCAGGTCTGGGCTCTTTGGCACCAACACAGGGCGGGGGGTGCTAGGCAGGGTGGTCCCAGGACAAAAAATGGGTTACAAAACAGAGGTGGGGCAGACAAGTGGTCCTCACCTCTGCGGGTCAGCCACTGCCGCACAACTCCAGTGACGTCAAAGGACAGCCACTCCGGTGAGTCGCTGGGGGCGAGCAGCCGGTTGCTGAGGTAGCGCCAGGAATTGTTGCTATATTTCTGGGGGATGAAGAATTGGGGAGTGAGATAGTGGGTAGAGGCTGCCACAAACACCCATGTACCTTGCACCTCTCACTCCATCTGCTCCCCAAAACGGGTCTCCACACAGTCCATCAGTCCCCCTCCCAGACATCCACACTGAGGGGCTTCACAGAAACCACCCAACTCCATGACAGGGGACAGAGAACTCCAGGCCAGGGGTCAAGGCACCTAGGCATTTCAGCCTCCACCCTTGATCCCGCCATGGCTGTGGaaaattcctttctcttttttggcctcagtttcctcactggtgAAATGCCCAGTTCCTTTCAGCTTGGACAGCTCATGAGGCTAAAATTCTCCTACTGACATCACAGAGGTCAATGACGATACAGCTCTGAATTCTTAGAGTCTATCGCTTTCTAGAAGTTATGTTCGAAGTCATTCCATAACTCCAGCACTTGGTGGCACCCCAAGAATTACACATTCTATGAACTCGAAAAGTTTTATGAGATTCAAGTTCAACAAACCCAGGAGTCCGACGTGCCAGAAACCTAGACGTTGCAGATGCCTGACATCCACGAGGAATGACGCCCTGGGAACTGGCAGCATAAAGCCGAGTTCTCTAGATTCCGAGCAGTTAGTATCAAAGCTTCCTCGTCGTAAGAGTCTAACATCTACCACTGAATCTAACACTCCATTTGACAGGGCTTCTAGGTCACATAGCCTTCGAGAAAATCCAGATTTTTTGGACTCTTCCTGGAGACTCTTCTAGAACAGAGCTATCCAAGAGAACTTTCTGTGACGATGCAAATGGGCTTTATCGGTGGTGTCCAAAATAGCAGCCACTCACTCCATGTGACTACGAGCCACTTGAACTATGGCCAGtgagactgagaaactgaattctttcttctatttaattttaatccACTTAAATGGCcatatgtggctagtggctactgggTGGGCACAGGGCATTTTGAAAGTCTCCAACTTTTCAAAGATTCCAACTTTCCTTGTCCTGAGTTTTCAGAGTCCAGCTCCAAAGATTCCAGCTGCTAAGCATTTAACATTCTAGGGCTCTAGGAGACTCCACACTCTGTGCTCCCTCATCTTTCAGGGTTAGTCCATGTGGACCCTGCAGCCACCAGCCTTGCGGCCGTCCTGGGACCACCCTAGCCCAGGCCACTTTCCGGGACCCTTGCCCCCACCTGGTACAGCTCCACGTGCTGCTCCACTTTTAACTTGAGCCTCAGCAGGCGCAGCTCTGCCCGAGAGAGCAACACAGGTTCGGGCACCGCTTCCCGGAGCTCGGACGTGTTGAAGAACATATATATGCTGTGCGAGCTAGACTTCATTTTGTCATAGATTTCTAGGCAGAAAGAGTCGAGGGTAGGGGGGCTGTCAGTGTTTGGCAAGGGCAGGGGAGCTAGTGTACCCCAAATCGAAGAACTCTGGGTTGGACTCCGACCCTGACActttttagctgtgtgaccttaggtaaCTAGCTTCTCCTCTCTGAGTTTGTTTCCacctctttattattattttaaatatttatttatttggctgtgcagggtcttagttgtcGTGTGGGATCTTCGGGCTTCGTGCAatgtggggtctttagttgcagcatgcgaacacttcgttgcagcatgtgagatctagttccctgaccagggatggaacctgggtcccctgcattgggaacttggagtcttagccactggaccaccagggaaattcctctAGCTCTTTAAACAGGGTCCTATCCTAACCCTCTCATCAGGTAGGAAGTGGCCCCTCAGTACAAAGCTGGCTTGGGGGTGGGGCTGCTCTGCTTGCTCAGGCCTCCCCACCACCGGGAGCCTCAAATGCAAGTTATGTTGAAGCAGAGAGATAAAGGGCACTTGGATCAGACTATGCCTTTGCTGccttctgtgaccttgggcaagtcacattCCCTCTTGGAGCTGTTAAATCTACTTGACATCAAGTTCTCTGCCTCCCAACCCAGGCTCTCCTAACTGAAGCGCAGTGGAACTTTGGGCAGATGAATTCGTCTCTCTTGCCAGATTCTCACCTATAAGCCAAGGACTGATGACAGGATGACAGTGTGAAATAGATGAGATGATGCAGATAAAGTATGTCGCACAGAGTCTGCATACAGTGGTTACTTTAATGTGTGTTCAACAACCCCATGAGAAAGATTCTATTAgtatacccattttatagatgggcaAAGAGAGGAAACAATTTGCCCCTAAGCAACACAGCCAGGAAACTACAGTGTGGGGTGGGGATTCAAACTTGGCCAGTCTGGTCAGAGCCTATGCTCTTAATCCCTAGGCTATGCTCCCTCCCTGCTAATGTgacattatttttgttattatttgtaGTATTTCCTCCCTTAACTGGCTAGAGAAAGTAAAGTTCACTCTAGATAAGGATGGCttcaggggtgggggaagggaaacAAAATTAAGAAGACTCCCAGTTCAGGAAAAATTGGGGACTGGGAATGAGGGGGGCAGGCCATGATCAACTGGAGCAGTTTCGTTAGGCCTCTGCAGTGGGGGCATGGAAATGGTGGAGACATGttgagaaaagacagaggaagaccCTCTTGAGCGCCTCCTTCCCCCTGCTCCTCCCGTCTCTTGGTCTCTTGCCGGGCTGGCCCCTTTCCCTCACGAATAAGCTCTATCTTGGCCCAAGAGTTACTCAGCCGACCCAAACGGAAGGGCAGAGCCCAGGCCCAGGAGACAGGGAGGAAGAGCGATAGAGGGAGCAAGAAGGGTCAGAGTGAGAGATGGAAGTAGGATAttgaggagaaaaagagagaaaaagggaagagatggagagagaaactAGGAGACCCAGAGAGGGTCAGAGTTACACGGATGCGGGAGAGACAGAAAGGCAGAAGTCAAACGGGAAGACAGACGGAGGGTTTGGGAGCGAGATGGAGGCAGAAGAGGGCTGAAGAGCAACTGAAGGTGTCAACATTGGAAAAACCTCTCCAACGAAGGTGAAGCGTCGACGGAAAAGGTGAGACGGAGATGTGGGTGGGTAGGCTGTAGGGATGTCATCTGACTGAAGCCGCAACTGGGCGCCCAAATGGGCCAGAGACGCACACGTCTACTGCCCACGAGGGAAACTAAGAGCGGGGGGCGGGGTTCGCCCCCGAGCCTCGGGGCCCAGCCGGACGCCTGGGTACCCGCGCGGGCGCCGACAGGGCGGGCCCAGGGTAGCCCCGCCCTGAGCTAGGGGTGAAGAGGGCGGGAGTCGCCGCCGTCGCGAGGGCGGGGACCGGACCTGCCTCGTCTCGCCCCAGGCTCAGCGCGCGATCCCCGCCCCGTAACCCTCCGCCCCCAACCCCGAAGCacaagaaggaaagggaagggagggcTAGGCAGCCGGACGCTGGGGTTTCCCCAGCCTCGCTGAGAGGAACTAGGAGCTTGGGGTCTACGCTCTCCGCAGAGCTCCGCGGGGTCCTCCTGTTCCTTCCGGAAGCGCAGGCTCCTCCCCCACACCCGCGCGTGGCACCCACGTGGGGCTTCTCCAACCCCTACAAGCTCGGTCTTTCCCCCGGGTCTCGCCGAGTCGCATTCACCCAGCTCTCTCCCTACTACGACTCCTCACTCAGCCCTCTTCCTTCCAGCCAGCGGCGAGAGGGTGGCGGGCCCTGCTGCTCCCAGCATGACACCATCCGTCGCTCCTCTACCCCATTCCAGGTCCACCTTTCCCACGCTTATCCTCCCGTTCTGTAAACCCCTTCCCACGACCCAGTATTGTAGGTTTCCTGGGAGCGCGCGCTTCTTTCTCTGGGTTTCATCCTCTTACAGTCCTTGTGGGAAATATTAAAAGCACCTCCCGGCGCATTCTggacaccccccgcccccaccccctgggCACATCCTAGGGTCTCCGCTTCTCTCCCGCTAGTTTCCCGCACCCTACAATCTCGCGTCCCCTTCCGACCTCACATTTATCACCCTCTCCTTCTAAGCCCTCCTCCAATCTCGCGTGTTCTTCGCGTCCTGTGCATGCGGGTCCACTCTCTCTACTTTCCTGGCACCCCTCTGGGATTCGCTTCTGTTTTTCTGTCCTTGAATCTTCCTGCCTCACGGCCCCTGAACTCTGAGTCAGCTTTCCCCACTACCTCTCCTTTTCCAAATGCCGGGGTGCTAGTTTCTCCCAAAGCGAGATCCCTCTCTGCAGCCCCGCTCCCACGACCCCCTGCATTCTCGAGCACCCTGCAAGGGGAAGTCTTTTTCGAATGGCTTCGCTTCTCTCACTCTAAGGGACTCCCCACACGATCTCGCATGATCCCGTCGCCCTCTAAAAGCGGTCCACTTCGCTCACTATCTCTTATTCAAGACCAGATACCTTGGGGTTAGGGAGCTCAGCGCTATCTCTTTGGGACCCCTCCCCCCGACACGTTCCCGGCGCCCCCGGGGGTTCTCTTCCTCCAGCCAGTTTCCTCTACCAGCAGTTTCCTCCCCGTGACCCCTGCACTCCGGCGCCCCCTGGGGGCTCCCCTCCAGGGTCCCCTGCCCGTGCGAGCTCACTGTTGCCGTATTCCACCATTAGCACGCGGGTGACCTCCTTGGCGTAGTAGTCCGCCTCTGGCTCAGGCTCCGTTTCGGCACTTTCCCCGGCCACCCGGTCGCGGGTACTGTTGTAAAGGGCCAGTATGGCCTCGGGCAGCGGGCCGGGTGGCACATCCCCCTGGCTCGGGGGGCTGGCGAGCCGAAGCTTGGACAAAATCTGGCCGCGGATGGCCTCGATGCGCTTCCGCTTCACCAGCTCCATGTCGATGGTCTTGCAGGTGGACAGTCCGGCGACCGGCCGGCCAGGCGTCAGCATTAGCAGCcacagcagcggcagcagcagcggcagcagccgCAGCCCCGAGGGCGGCATGGGGGAGGCGGCGCCCCCCGGCACAGCCGAGAGCGCGagctgggctggggtgggaagAGGGAGGCCCCGCCCCTacaggggctggggtgggtgggggtctcCCGAGGAAAAGGTAGGAGGGTCTGTTTGCGGGGAGAGTTGAGGCCTTCAGGGAGAACGGAGCAGAGCTGGAGGGGAGGCTCTGATGGGTGGGTTCTCGGTATCCCACGGAAAAAAAACCGAGATGGGTGAGCTCTGGTACTAGAGATGGGTGATCTTGAATAGGAAAGCTGAGGCAAGTCTGAGAGAGATCCCGGATCCCGGAGAAGGGTCCTCGGATGCGCGGGGGCTCAGGAGAGAGGCTGGGGAGTTGGGGGGCCGTGCAAGGGGGTGCGTCCGAAATCTGGGGTCAAGTCTTCGCGGGAGTCGGGTTTGCGGTTCCTGATGGCTCGTCCGGAATGGGGGTGCCTGGGGAATGCCGTATAGGCGGCAGGGAGGGAGCAAGCGTCCGAGGCGGTGGCGGGGGCTGCTGCTGTCTGGGGTCCTCAGGTCCTGCCTCGCGGAGCAGCGCTGCGCGTTGCGGTCCCCGCGCCTTCGGCTCCCAGAGGCAGCGGAAAAGTCTcaaaactttttttcctcttctcccaaCCAGCTCGTCCCTCCTCCcgctcctcctccccctcctccccgcagtggcggcggcggcggcggcggcggcgggggcggcggctcGTCTCAGACTCTGGGGCCTCGGGCTGCTCTTCGGCCCCGCGGGCGGCTCCGAGCCCGGGGGGTGCCCCGGAGGGGGCGTCCCCCCTGCCCCCCGGCCGGGGGCCTCGCTGTCTGGCGGATCCGCggcgggaggagggaggtgggacggccTGGGGCGCGAAGGGCGGCGGCAGCTGGGACCGGCAGGGGCGGCGGGGGGTTTTTGAAGCCGCCCCGGCCCCACCCAGGAAgcgcgcggggcgggggcggcccTCAGGGGGAGGGCACGGGGGGGGGGCCGGGCCACGGTCCGCATCTTGCGTGGGCGGGCTCCAAGGGGGGTCCCTTAAGCCCGGGGGGAGGGGGCGGACACCCGGCTCCGCCCCACCAACAGGGTGCTGCCTCCTGGCGGTCGAGCGCCACCGAAGCGGGCGGCAGTGATGCGTGTGGCTTTGAGGACTGGGCCGGGGGTCAGCGAGCATAAAGACCTACGTAGTGCGCAAGGCTAAGAGAATGGGGACGCAGGATACAGGGGCTCGGAGGTGGACCGCCTCGAGTGGAGAGTGGGAAACCGGGGCAGAGGGGAAGAGGGTGAGCCACAAGCTAAGGAGCCACTGGGGAAAGGGGCACGGGGCAGGGGGAACCCCCAAGGAGTGGGGGCCCTTAAGAGCATCACCCAGAGTGGGGAAGGGGGTCAGACGCTGAGGCAGAGGGCAAGGGAAGGGGACTTGAGGAGGAGGGTAACAGTAGGAGGAatccccccacccctggcccacGTCTGACAGATGAAGGTCAAAAAAGCACCCACACTTGAAAAGCACCACACCTTTATTGAGCCCTTCCATGTGCCAGCAGCTTCTCTGCACCCAACCCCTGTGAGCCCAACACACCTgctgcccccattttacagatgggaaaactggaaCTGGGAGCAGCAGCCACTGGGCTTGAGGCGCTAGTCAGGTTAGAAGCTGCACCAGCCTTGACTGGGTCAAGGCATACAGTCTCCAAAGCCCATACTTCTGACCACTGCACCATCCTGCCCCTTATGGGGTGTCCCAAGATATGGCTGGGGGCCAGCCATCCTTATAGGCTCCTTCAACATTCAACCCCATAGCGATCAAAGTGGCGCAGCAGCAGGCTCAGCTCAAGGTGCACGGTGCCCCCGGAGGTGGTGTGCAGGCGATAGCGGTCAGCCCCACTGTAGATGGCATCTCCGTGCAGCAGCTGAGGCCCGCCACCCACGAAGGCCCTCGCCAGCTGCTCTCGCCAGCTGCCCAGGGGTCGCCACGTGGGGCAGTCCAGCTGGTGGGTGCCTGGACTGCTGGGCACATGGCAAAAGCCATAGCCTGCAAGCTGGCAGCGGCCGAAGCTGTCCTGGGACCACACCTGGAGATGGAGCCGGGGCCAGCCTGCAGgataggagggagggaggaaaggtaAAGGGGGACAGCCCAGCCTCTTGCTCCTGAAGAACCCAGGCCCAGTGCTTCCCTGCCAGGTTTctgccccaccctcctcctctggACTACCACAGAGCAGCCaaagggatctttctgaacccAGGTtcttcctctgctcaaaacccttccATGATTCCCTAATGCTCTCAGTATAAAGTCCAACCTCAACATTCTAGACCCGTGAGGTCTGGCCTCTGTTGAATTCTCTGTTGGCCTCCTCCTCTGTGTCCCCACCTCTGGGGAGCCCAGTCCCCAGGTGAGGGTGTTGGGCCTTGTCCTGGatgcctccttccttccctccccatgGCCACACCCTGTCCTCTTTCCTGGCCTCAGGGCCTTCTTTCTTGCCTTCTCATCTTTCACCTGGCAGCTGGAAGCATCTTTCTCCCCTTTCCATAGATTTCCCAGTTCCTCACTCAAGATACAGTTCAGCTCCTCACCCTATAGGCAAAGTGCTTGAGAGATCCAGCCCCCTTTCACCCTCCTTTCTGAGTCTCTCTGAGCTTGGCCCTGTTCTAGAAgctggggatacagcagtgaacaggGCAGACAAAAATTTCTGCCCTTGTGCAGCTGACATCTTAGACAACCAACACAGTAAATACGCAAATTATAGGGTATGTCAGATGGTGATAACTGCCCTGGAGAAAAATAAGCTGGGTAGGGTGGGAGTAGGCATGCAGTTTTAGAAGGCGGTGATCAAGAAAAAATTTACTGAGAAGGTGACATCGGAGGGAATGCCTAACGGAGGGAAGAGACTGGGGGCTATATGGCTATCTAGGAAAGAGTGCTCCCAGCACAGGGACAgctagtgcaaaggccctgaggtgggagctGCCTGGTGGGACTGATGTGGCTGGAGCAGATGGGGAAGGGGAGACAGAACCAGATCAAGCAGGGCCCTGTCCTTCCATGGTAAAGCTTTGCCTTTTACCTTGAGTGATGTGGGGACCACAGAGGGTCCTAAGCAGAGGAGGAATGTGGCCTGACTTAGGTGTTCACAGGAGGGACACCTCAGTAAAGACTCTATGGTAACAGCAGAGTGAGAGGTGATGGGGGTCGGGGGAGTGATGACATTCAGGATGCATTCCAAAGGTGGAGCTAATGGGATTTCCTaatagaatgagaaaagaaaCGGCAAGGGTATTTGGGATCCTTAAGAGCTGAAAGAACTGTGCCTGCCTCACCTTCCAATCCGGCACCCATGAGGCAGCCagagggatctttttttttttttttttaattgcaatcttttttttgtttgtttgtttggctgcatcaagtctcagttgtg carries:
- the B9D2 gene encoding B9 domain-containing protein 2 (The RefSeq protein has 1 substitution compared to this genomic sequence), giving the protein MAEVHVIGQIMGATGFSESSLFCKWGVHTGAAWKLLSGVREGQTQVDTPQIGDMAYWSHPIDLHFATKGLQGWPRLHLQVWSQDSFGRCQLAGYGFCHVPSSPGTHQLDCPTWRPLGSWREQLARAFVGGGPQLLHGDAIYSGADRYRLHTTSGGTVHLELSLLLRHFDRYGVEC
- the TGFB1 gene encoding transforming growth factor beta-1 proprotein precursor (The RefSeq protein has 2 substitutions compared to this genomic sequence), which produces MPPSGLRLLPLLLPLLWLLMLTPGRPVAGLSTCKTIDMELVKRKRIEAIRGQILSKLRLASPPSQGDVPPGPLPEAILALYNSTRDRVAGESAETEPEPEADYYAKEVTRVLMVEYGNKIYDKMKSSSHSIYMFFNTSELREAVPEPVLLSRADVRLLRLKLKVEQHVELYQKYSNNSWRYLSNRLLAPSDSPEWLSFDVTGVVRQWLTRREEIEGFRLSAHCSCDSKDNTLQVDINGFSSGRRGDLATIHGMNRPFLLLMATPLERAQHLHSSRHRRALDTNYCFSSTEKNCCVRQLYIDFRKDLGWKWIHEPKGYHANFCLGPCPYIWSLDTQYSKVLALYNQHNPGASAAPCCVPQALEPLPIVYYVGRKPKVEQLSNMIVRSCKCS
- the TGFB1 gene encoding transforming growth factor beta-1 proprotein isoform X4; amino-acid sequence: MPPSGLRLLPLLLPLLWLLMLTPGRPVAGLSTCKTIDMELVKRKRIEAIRGQILSKLRLASPPSQGDVPPGPLPEAILALYNSTRDRVAGESAETEPEPEADYYAKEVTRVLMVEYGNKIYDKMKSSSHSIYMFFNTSELREAVPEPVLLSRAELRLLRLKLKVEQHVELYQKYSNNSWRYLSNRLLAPSDSPEWLSFDVTGVVRQWLTRREEIEGFRLSAHCSCDSKDNTLQVDINAGFSSGRRGDLATIHGMNRPFLLLMATPLERAQHLHSSRHRRALDTNYCFSSTEKNCCVRQLYIDFRKDLGWKWIHEPKGYHANFCLGPCPYIWSLDTQYSKVLALYNQHNPGASAAPCCVPQALEPLPIVYYVGRKPKVEQLSNMIVRSCKCS
- the B9D2 gene encoding B9 domain-containing protein 2 isoform X1; translated protein: MAEVHVIGQIMGATGFSESSLLCKWGVHTGAAWKLLSGVREGQTQVDTPQIGDMAYWSHPIDLHFATKGLQGWPRLHLQVWSQDSFGRCQLAGYGFCHVPSSPGTHQLDCPTWRPLGSWREQLARAFVGGGPQLLHGDAIYSGADRYRLHTTSGGTVHLELSLLLRHFDRYGVEC